Below is a window of Cydia amplana chromosome 3, ilCydAmpl1.1, whole genome shotgun sequence DNA.
AGTTGATTATAACTTACGGAATAGGCTGGCtggatcctgctcacgtctcctgaatcatccTGTATTTTTCTCACCCATAAGTCCCATAAAGTGCGTAAAACGCGGgagaagccgcgaacgcgagtgtggagtcgattttcgcAGACTGCGAACTTGACTCCACAcgcgcgttcgcggcttcgcgaaGGGGCTTATCAATGCagtatattttactttttttgagtttatcgccaTTATGCCCGTTATCATGCCTAAAGGCCTAGTAAATGATGGTAAAGTCAATAATCTGCGTCCAAAAAGTTAGTCCAGTCCTGCAATATTTAGCTGTGCATTAACTGCACTTCATTGTTTGTTTGACACTTGACAGTCTTGACATTTCGTTtagtttatcaattttatcatttaattaggtacatgGTAAATTAAACAATAGAAAAACTTTAGTTTCCTATCACAGTTCATTTTATGATACGCTTACTCGTCGGTAATAGGTGAGAGTCTGCTTCAATAGTAGCAGATGAAAGAACGCTTCAAAATCATCTGCTATTCTGGAATAGGTTTGCAAAAACAAAAACTGATATATCTCTATagttcgcgttcaaaagtattagtcacagtctaattgttttacatatagagttttatctctttttgttaagtTATTAGGGAATAAAGTTaaagatacttttgacgcgtagtcgaTCCGCTACTTTTAACGCTGAATGTATAGGTAAcaggtaaatattaaaatacctaaatataatgGTACAATCATGTCATGTACATGCCTAGTGCGGAGTTGATTGTAATGTGcctgttaaacttttattgtcaataaaattGTTATTGTTAATCATATAAAAGAGGTTACAAGTGTATTGAGTATTAAGTATTAGTTTCAATCATCGTTTTCTGAGTTTCCAGATGTTAAAAATAGAAGATTCAAGAGAAATGCTGGGAATACCTCTttcattaacccttaaatgcattatgatgtagatctacatcgtatattttgatggccagtggctcaatatgcatatatacctaatttaattactactatgatttttttctttatttttcccacaatctatacaacattacccatctatttcaatttattagaaaattatgcaaaaaatcatgcatttaagggttaaacattaaagttttcacAGTAAACTGATTTAATATTCCATTTACCAACAGCATTCTGTACGCCGAGCCTGGGATGTAAATACATAAAATCAATAAGATATGGATATACCTGATGATGTAagcattaaatcttgctctgcTAGTTAGTCTGTATCATGTAGTTATGCTCTACCACTGTATTACTTGTATACCTATGCAATAATATActatttaaaactacacaatattaatatcagtttttttaatactgttTAAGAAATTGATTTCTGGCATGTGGTTACATTATCATAATTAAACAGATGAGTggtaattgtaatatttatcaactgttttaaatactacatttACTTATGGCTAACAAAGGAATGAATAAAGCTcatgataataataattgtattcAACAAAAACCCTCATTTTAGAATGCAGACCTGGATCCTGCCTATTTCCAAGAGACCCGGAGGCTCCAAGTTCAGAGCTGCATAAGCAGGATAGCACACGCATCCTCATGCCGCACCAAGGACTGCCAGGCCCCATCCTGCGTAAAGATGAAACGCATCATTGCGCACACAAAGGTCTGCAAAAGAAAGACCAGGGGCGATTGCCCAATCTGCAAGCAGCTTATTGCTTTGTGCTGCTACCATGCAAAGAACTGCACAGAAGGGCCAGATACGTGCTTGGTGCCATTCTGCTTAAGCATCAAACAAAAACTGAAAAAGCGGCTGCTACTGATGCAACCCATTACACCTGCTTACCGAAGCCATGGCAGTGACCTGTTGTAAGTTAACTTATTTTACCACTCAAACTTTATTTTTGTACCTATATCGAGTAGTAAACTAGTAAATTGCGATTCAAGAAAAGAGAGTGTTCCAATCTTAAAAGCCGCCAACGCGCTTGCTACCACTCtcgtgttgcaggtgtccatgggcgacgataatTGCTTATCATTAGGCGTTTAGTCTCCTCTTTTCCTCCTAAAAAAATTGACcaatcaaatcaaattgtcaTTTTAGGACATAGGATATAAAACCACAGCTTATGATGGTATACtggcacaaaaaaaaactaaagcctgaccagaaatatatttatttatttatttaaactttattgcacaaaatatatacaacaatgtacaaatggcggacttaaaatggcattctctaccagtcaaccatagggccaaacagaccTTACCttataccttcaattggtgcagagagagaaaatatattgagtgagttaaaaaaaaaagcaaactatacttataaattacataagtaaataaaatatatataaactaccacatattcCAAACCACACCACACACCAAACCACATATTCcatataatatatgatcattgtcaagagggtgctgttattctcatgtatagggtgacagttctgtagaaaaaatttgttccaatgaaattccgcaacatggcgcgttatcatatattcctggtcaggctttaccacACTCAAAAACCCgacattatcattaataaaaaataaaaaaattgttacattCTGATTTTTTTCCATACTAGTTTCACCTGTGTCAGTGTGTATATTTTATTCTAATGGaggactaaatttaactaaatgTTATGGTAACAAATTAACCAGTTGGCAAATTAACGATACAGTTTTTTCTCTCTTGCAGGTTCAATACTATCTCAAGCACAAAGTCAACGATGTTGATATTTGACCAATTAATAAATGATAAGGCCTCATTCGCAAAGAACCTAGAGAGAGATATATACGAGGGTGCAGACTCGTCAACCAATTACTACCGCTTGATGGCCACAAAGAAGTGGGAGATAGAGATGGACATTGAAGAGAAACTGCGCATGGAGCAACGTGAAATAGAAGAGATTATCAACTTACTTGGAAATCATTAAAAAGAGTAGGTAGGTGcaaaaagagtattaaacgacaaaattatgatattacaagtctaatgtttacattgtaattttatatctacaaatatttattatttatttaacaaatttcaatggataaataataagaaattgaaaaagaaattaatatttattttaacaaatacacatgggtgaaggtaccttatggcggttagCGCTTACGTCGCGTTAGTCGAGTAGCACGCTTTAGTATCGGAgcattaataatagcgtaacaAGAGCACACCGCCTAAGATACCTCCTTTACCAGTGGAACGTCATGTATATAGTGATaacattacatttattatacttaattattattatattaaataaaactaaacgaaACCATAAAAAAACTATCTTACTACTTGAAAAACCCTCCCCGCATTGAAACCAACGCAAAGTTGTTGTATTTATTTAGGAATATTATGTTACAAAGTCTAGTCCTATATTGTTCCATAAATAACTAAaggtaaaatttacttaattcctTATCCAACCAGAGTGCTATGTGTTTCCACTGTCGCCCTAGTTTCATTAACACAACTATGTGTTCCAAGGtttgcaataaacaattctaatTCTAATGTATGTCAGGTTGTTCAGGCTCCGCCTCACGAGCATTCAATAGTATACCCCTCCTCCGCCTCTCGACGGCCATATTCGCCTGAAAGCGCCGTCTGTTCTGTCTGTTCCTTTCCTTCCTTTCTCTCTCTTCGATGTGCATTTTAATCTCCCATTGCTTTACAGCCAGCATCCGGTAGTAATCTGTCAGATTTTCAGCCTTTTTGTATATTTCACCCTCTATTGATTTAGTGTATAACACTCTCTGATGTATGGAGAAATGTCTGTTACCATATATGGAACTGGAGTTCGAAGTAATTTGCACCCTGTAAACAAGTTCAgagaaattataaaaacacgGCAAAACTCTCAATCGGGAATGATGCACGAAATGTGTTCCACCAGCTTTTATCTCAAGTTATACAGCGTATGACAGCGTGGAATTTGACGACGGACCTTTCCGGAAATGGGAGATAGTTTAGCCTTAGCTCTATATTTTCTCCATAGAATCTATGTTAATATGGGCAACCGTTTCTAAATTATGGCCTTTTAAACATCCATGCAAAAAACTACTTTGTTCTAACCCTAACAGGTGACAGGCTGACAGGGTCAATGAACTTACTTGTAAACAATCGTTAGACGACATAATATTATCTTAATTTGTTTTTCCATTCCTGGGTCTGCCTGCAATGCCGGTAAGAATCGTTTCAGGATTTGCAGAGACGATTATCTTTGTGGctttatttgttaaatttttggATGGAGAACTTGTGTTCTTAAGAAAATAAAGATCTTAATTGATATTAATATTTTCGCACTTATTTCATgaatttaagtatttgacatatTTATGCGTCATTTATGCATTAGTGTGATTACGTGAACGCTCGGAAATAAACGTTGATAATCGCCGATTTTTCCCGACAGCGATTCCTTTAATCTAACCACCCATGGTATAGGGTTATCACCACAGTTAAAAAGTAgtgaatttgttatttttattttttatttaattcatgaTTCTGGCCCTTACTAATCTATTctatacttggaggatataatcaaacggagacgccatgtctgtaattttctgtacaaaacagtctgccgatttttgcgggggaggggaacgtcaaatgtatgcgtaacgtaaaaatagccatgtcagataaacgtcagtacatacattgtgtatgaccgttggccgcctattttcgacagaggggaaagcctgttaatggctactccgtttagttgtatcctccaagattctATATCACTTAAACGACACTATATATTTCCGGGAAGGTCTTTCGTTACGTTCCACCCTGTATTCTAACTTCTATACAGaaagttaaaaacataactGGATGgaaaagaaaaaccggccaagtgcgagtcggactcgcacggagggttccgcaccatcaacaaaaaatagagcaaaacaagcaaaaaaacggtcacccggATGGGTCAGGGGTCAGTACTTTGATAAGTACTGACCcctcccgacgttgcttaacttcggtcaaaaatcacgtttgttgtatgggagccccactgaaatctttattttattctgtttttagtatttgttgttatagcggcaacagaaatacatcatctgtgaaaatttcaacagtctagccacagaataactaatagtactaccgtacagaaaatttactccttcacaaaagtcaggtttaggtataaaattacacctatatcgccgcctgcaagcaaaattgaaacttataaccgcgcacgaaccgtgaatctcctttgcgcgccgcagttttatgaccgagctgtgagtgtcggcacggggttatcacttgacaagtttttatacctatacctactgatttattgtttttaagataaatatgtaggaattacaaacgttgattatgtaaacatacattttttatccgaagatagcatgtctgattctcgcggaagtaagtttcgaagccattgtgtattttcaattttgcgcgagcgccacgtgacacgactatcgtgcgcgccgagcggcagcccactgccatacgcccaaagagtaaagtaagtatcatacgcctgtccggtgggcgcgccggccaaatgtacctaaactgcggagtgacacccccctggtctagctatcacggttcgtgagatacagcctggtgacagacggacggacgaacggacggacggacggacagcggagtcttagtaatagggtccggtttttaccctttgggtacggaaccctgaaaatatATTGGAGCAattaaaacaagtgcgagtcggactcgcgcacggagggttccgcaccatcaacaaaaagtaGAGCAaaaccatgaagttatattttttaaactggagcgagttgtcactttttttgccatactaatttgaaccttatcaccgagacagaaagttgttcgtaccagactagagaaaacggtccacttgagatagaaaaacccgagccctgtgtctcactcgcacatgttgccaatgttaaaaagataccattatggtagaaattatatcaataaactactgaatttaattaccttcttatacaattttagtgctatattcagactacagttctgatatcttttaagtaatttgtaaataattatgatgccaatattattaactgattaaaccaagcgcatacacagcaaaaaaaaaactaaattttagtatggtagaagttgtagtaactttaaatattaattggtatccccaacttgatgacatttcttcaaaacacgtgaatgcgaaatttcttaaaaattgtgaagagatgttgtgttaaaggttgttggagtgaaataattgctaattgtggaatattgtttctcaagaaagccacaattattacattttactataaaaatacaagacaacattgtcaaactcattagggtgactatgatgtcggcacgttttgaatcggtctcacagaattcttattagttattattaacgtaggtaatgtaaaagtttaacataataggtaccttatgtctttatttcggcatgtttaatttaagatttgttgtagaacaattgaagggatgtttacaaaaacaacctaactgcttagaccggttgacacttttttaagaacattgttaatcgtttcaggtgtcaaccagtgtagtcaggtatgttgtttttgtaaacatcccttcaattgccaaaatttaaaaccaaagtgcttaactccttaaacattacagactctcatttatacataatattttgttaggtgggataaactgtttatatatgacatcgattctttataggtaggacacattttcgtcaatagaaaaaaggcaccaactttaaaaaaaacgtcatatttgctaaacagatcttcaatgacgcttatacttaaaaaaaactgaagtggacaaaagggaagcctacctttatgaacataccatgagtgagggcgaaagaggccgactacaaatgaaaaaaaaacctgaccacttaaaatttcactttatttagaaaatgacacaccctactgatatattccgttatcctaatatcccacatacagatgtcttatggtcaccctaattagaacgagatgcagggctctagtttgacttctcatgtggacacactttttggtcaatgtactcgatccagtttattaactctaaatccgtgagcaaaacaagcaaaaaaacggtcacccatccaagtactgactccgcccgacgttgcttaacttcggtcaaaaatcacgtttgttgtatgggagccccacttaaatcttttttttattctgtttttagtattttttgttatagtggcaacagaaatacatcatctgtgaaaatttcaactgtctagctatcacggttcgtgagatacagcctggtgacagatggacggacggacggacggacggacgtaatagggtcttagtaatagggtcccgtttttaccctttgggtacggaaccctaaaaaatacactacatttttcattgttttcactacatgttttcaatgaaattaTTGACAAATATAATTCCAtcctatattatttaaatagacATGAACTGGTAAATAGTAAAAGCACAACTCAATGAACTCACAGTAGGTCAATTAGATTGCTTCTTTGTTCTGTAGATACAGACATTTGCCACTCCTTCTTCTGTATGCAGATGGGACAGTCTTCCTCTTTGCAACTTACCAAGCGCTTAATTTCTTGTCTCAACAAGGAACAATCAGCAGGCCAACTGCAATTCTTGTCAGACTGCAAAGGAAATActtaattacataggtacctatattaatattttataagagTAAGTAAAGTTAGACACATCAAGTTATAATTAtgaattcaccagtaacaatgtgcattcacagacgtttctgcttgataaaaCTTAACCAGGGGCTAGTCCACACTCACCGGGCATGACGGCGGGCATTGTCGCGAAGCGCGCCCGCCTCACGCTGCATGCATTTGTAAGCACCATGTAGCCGGACCAAATCTGCCTGCTCAAACTTGACAAAGTCTGCAGCCACCTGGTTAGAAAAAAAGTGTTCATTGTTCGGGAGTTACACAGTACAGATACAGGTACAATGGGTCTTCGGGTACAGTATTAGCAATCAACTAAAGAGCCAAGGTGGGTTGATATGTGCTTGATGGACAACACCTAGTAGTAATAatcaaaagttatgtttttcttgccctacattattattatattatattgtttaatacactagcagctgaaagctgatgcgtgtatatcactgcacttgttttttttttttacgattaatgttcatttttttgttgttttaagtgtttGTCAAGTCGTGTTTTTAAAACTGTTCACTGAAGGAGCACATCTCACTGTTTCTGGTAACTTATTCCACTCACGTACGACGCGGTTCGATAGAAAGTGCTTCCTACATTGCCTAAATAAGAGTTATGTATAAGTATGCATAACTTTTTATCCTTCTGTATAGTAAATAGTAAGACTTAGGTAACTTATCATTATCAATGTCAATCGTAGTACTTAAAGTTAGTACACGGCACTGAAATGCCTTTTTGTTGTAGTAAAGATTcggttgttattgttattaatgaAAGGAAAACCGAAAAAAGGAATTGATTTGTGCTGAGTACCAATCAAATCGAACAAAATATTGCCGGTGAAAATGTTGCTGGTCAGGTCAACCTAAGACCTGTAAATAATAAGATAAAAATTTGTTTACGTCAGGAATTTCCATGGTTAGCGCGCTGATAAATTTATCATCTTTGGCTATAACGAATTAAAAGAAATGATacaagataataatattaatcactatcgaaaagttttattttttttgatgCAATACAACAACTGTGCATGTTGTGCATGCCAATGACAATCATAAGTATGACACTGACAGtgacagtaagtaggtacatgacaaTTAATGCCCAGCCAAATATTGTACATACAGACAATCCCATGGTATGGGTCAAAACATAATTGCACGATGCGACGTCGTATCACGTTGCGACAGTGTCGTGCGTGGAAATCTACGATGTGTGATTTAAGGCGCTTGTCACACTGCCGTCTCATTTCGGTGCGAAGCAACGAATTCGCGTGCGGCGACGACgttacttggaggatacaactaaacggagtagccattaacaggctttcccctctgtcgaaaataggcagccaacggtcatacacaatgtatggactgacgtttatctgacatggctatttttacgttacgcatacatttgacgttcccctcccccgcaaaaatcggcagactgttttgtacagaaaattacagacatggcgtctccgtttgattatatcctccaagcgaCGGTACGATGGTACGCGCGACGAATCGCGTTTATGAACAAAAATCCTGGAATTGTTCGGATAAATCCCTGCAGCTTCTTTCCGCATCGCCCTACGCCACtacatttccatcttcaccacttagacgGTTATTGGCacgttggcagtcctcaactgtgcgtttctcttTCTCCTAAACTGTCAAATGAACGGTTGCCTGTGGTATTTccagaccgatacgaccttcaaaccatcacgaaaagagcgtacctacatcttaaatgccggcaacgcagttacaacccctctggtgttgcgggtgtccatgggccgCGGcaggtaaccgcttaccatcaggcgatccgtctgttcgtttgcctcctatatcataaaaaaaattacagattTTACACTTCTTGCAACTCTCGGAGGACATTGGAAATGAACATCAAAAATACCTAATAGGGTACCTATTTTGGCAATATGTAATTacatttttggtataagcttttatcgctggctgtactttatttatttgtttgtttattttatttataaaaaatagaaataataattatgtgagTTTACTTTTATTTGCAAGCCGTGCAATTATGTCTAAAAGTCGATTattgtttaattataattagacGGAGTAGGTACATGCAATAGCATGAGAACCGTCATAAGGTAGAATTTCTGATTACGTGTACCTATCACTGAACAGTAATTAACTACCCATCCGCAGCACACTTTTAATTGTCCCTTCCGGGCCTTCCAGCGCAGTGTAGGTATGATGATACCTACGTAAAATGTGATATGCTATTATAGCATAACGTGATACTTGCATGTACCTAATGATATTCTCAAAACATCACAATAAAtctaagtataggtacctacgtttgcTTATGGAACAAAACACGGCCaaagcatgtcgggccatgatCACTATACCTATTCTGTCAGAATAGGCTCAACGGGGGCTATTAGTGACGGGCCTATTAAGCCCGCTCCACagtcgtgcgcgaatcgcggcgcgaagccgcgaacgcgagtctggagtcgattttcgcagacagcgaaatcgactccagcTCCACACTCACTttcgcggcttcgcccgcgattcacgcacatagtctggagggggctttaggCACATCGACACTTGCGAAGGGGAAATAGTGTTTTTCTGTTTCACCAAATATCGTCAGCACACATATATCAAACAATTAACACACTGATGACTGATGATCTAATTGACTCTGCTAATCTATAGTCCACCACCAAAATGTGATCTGCTAGACTTTGGTATGCCAACTTCACAGACATCCAGCGAAGGGAGTTCTTAGGGTTGCACTTTtcatatttgacgaccggtctggcctagctagtgggtagtgactaaagtctattttttattccgtagactaaaatgacatttcatagtatgaacatcatgtgtcatttcatactatgaaatgtcattttagtctaccgaataaaaaaatagacgtgAACCTGCCtactgtgaagccgatggtcctgggttcgaatcccggtaagggcatttatttgtgtgatgagcacagatatttgttcctaagcCATGGGCGTTttctatctatataagtatgtatttatctaaataagcatgtatatcgtcgcctagcacccatagtacaagctttgcttagtttggtttggggctaggttgatctgtgtaagatgtctcctgatatttatttatttgtaagttcCACGGTTGTGATATGACatcttaattaatatttaaacaaataactatGAAAATTCATAAACGCGTGGCAAGACTGGCAAGCAGTAACACAATTATGATTCATAATGCAAGGTAGTTTGATGCATAATGTTTTCAACATGCATACAATATAATTATTGCCAATGACTCAATTAATATCACATTTAAAGCAACTTTCGTAGTTAAACGACGTTCGGTCGTTTCGACATTATCTACTTCAAAATGCAGTCTAGgtaacttttaattttaaatacagaCCTACTTAGATTTAGATACGTATACAATATTCATAACTCAGGAACTTATAATACTTATGtacttaccgggattcgaacccgagaCACCCTGCTTTGtattcgtaggcagggtcattaCCGACTGGTCTACCTTTAGGCGGAGTAAGTCACTTTCTTAGGTGGTCACTTTCGATAACCCATACATTCGCTCTCGGAAACCGACATTGGTGAAGTTGAAGTGGACCTGCTGATGAAGACCAGAAAATGATAGCATACTGTTTTGTGACAGGTTATTCAAGTGTTTCTGTAAGATCTCGTTTGTTCTAGTGTCATAAAAGACGTATTTGAACTTGGCTACATGCGAAGCATCCGTGCTGTTCTTGACACGATTGCGCAGTGGCCCAACGCAACGTTCGGCAAGCTCGACCGGCGCACGCGCTTCCTAGAGT
It encodes the following:
- the LOC134662969 gene encoding histone acetyltransferase p300-like; protein product: MKRIIAHTKVCKRKTRGDCPICKQLIALCCYHAKNCTEGPDTCLVPFCLSIKQKLKKRLLLMQPITPAYRSHGSDLLFNTISSTKSTMLIFDQLINDKASFAKNLERDIYEGADSSTNYYRLMATKKWEIEMDIEEKLRMEQREIEEIINLLGNH